A region of uncultured Anaeromusa sp. DNA encodes the following proteins:
- the pyk gene encoding pyruvate kinase, with protein sequence MFKKTKIVCTMGPSTDQPGIVEKMLEAGMNVARFNFSHGSHKEHQGRMARVREAAANVNKNVAILLDTKGPEMRLGLFKDGKVELVTGQKFVLTAEVIDGTVERATVNHPGLPEDVKAGDTILLSDGLVSLVVEAVEGTEIITTVQNNGVIGNRKRVAAPGVAVNLPPLSDQDVADIRFGLTQGIDFIAASFIQRAADILAIRKILEDAGAEVDIIAKIENVEGVRNMDEILQVADGIMVARGDLGVEIPAEDVPLIQKELITKCNIIGKPVITATQMLESMVNNPRPTRAEASDVANAIFDGTDAIMLSGETASGDYPVEAVETMARIAVRTEKSLPYAEIYISRGALANQVTTEAISHATVQIAQELSAAAIVTSSEKGYTARMVSKYRPKAAIVAVSQHPATIRRMQLYWGVVPVPGNASCGTDEMVENAVEGALESGAVNPGDLIVITAGVPLGMSGTTNMIRVHVVGDVLLRGTGLGQKAATGKVCVVNSAADLVRFKAGDVMVVKSIHEEIAARASEAAAIVAEEGGLTSPAAIVGISFGMPVLVGVEGATMHLPEGMLITVDPVRGQVYHGKANAR encoded by the coding sequence ATGTTCAAAAAAACCAAAATTGTGTGTACCATGGGACCCAGCACTGACCAGCCGGGGATTGTGGAAAAGATGCTCGAAGCGGGCATGAATGTAGCGCGTTTCAATTTTTCTCATGGTTCGCATAAAGAGCACCAGGGACGTATGGCGCGGGTACGGGAAGCGGCAGCCAACGTCAACAAAAATGTGGCCATTTTACTGGATACCAAAGGTCCGGAAATGCGTTTAGGCCTGTTTAAGGACGGTAAAGTGGAGCTGGTGACCGGTCAGAAGTTCGTGCTCACGGCGGAAGTCATTGACGGTACAGTCGAGCGGGCTACGGTGAATCATCCAGGCTTACCGGAAGACGTGAAAGCGGGCGATACCATTCTCCTTTCTGACGGCCTTGTCAGTCTGGTTGTTGAAGCGGTGGAAGGTACGGAAATCATCACGACGGTGCAGAACAACGGCGTCATCGGCAATCGCAAGCGCGTAGCGGCTCCTGGCGTAGCAGTCAATCTGCCGCCTCTTTCAGATCAGGACGTAGCCGATATCCGTTTTGGCCTGACCCAAGGCATTGATTTCATTGCAGCTTCCTTCATTCAGCGGGCGGCGGACATTCTGGCCATCCGTAAGATTTTGGAAGACGCTGGTGCGGAAGTAGATATCATCGCCAAGATTGAGAACGTCGAAGGCGTACGCAACATGGACGAAATCCTGCAGGTTGCCGACGGCATCATGGTCGCTCGAGGCGACTTGGGCGTGGAAATTCCTGCAGAAGACGTGCCTCTCATCCAAAAGGAACTGATCACTAAATGCAATATCATTGGCAAGCCTGTTATCACGGCGACCCAGATGCTGGAGTCCATGGTAAACAACCCACGGCCGACTCGGGCGGAAGCCAGCGACGTAGCCAATGCCATTTTTGACGGCACCGACGCGATCATGCTCAGTGGTGAAACGGCTTCCGGCGATTATCCGGTGGAAGCGGTGGAAACCATGGCACGCATTGCGGTGCGTACCGAAAAATCCCTGCCTTATGCGGAAATCTACATTTCCCGCGGCGCTCTGGCCAACCAGGTAACCACGGAAGCCATCAGCCATGCGACGGTGCAAATTGCGCAGGAGCTGTCGGCTGCTGCGATTGTTACGTCCAGCGAAAAGGGCTACACCGCGCGGATGGTATCCAAATATCGTCCGAAAGCAGCCATTGTGGCTGTATCCCAGCATCCGGCTACTATTCGTCGCATGCAGCTATACTGGGGCGTCGTGCCTGTTCCTGGCAACGCTTCTTGCGGCACTGACGAAATGGTGGAAAACGCGGTGGAAGGAGCCCTGGAGTCCGGCGCCGTCAATCCTGGAGACTTGATTGTCATTACTGCTGGCGTACCGTTGGGTATGTCTGGCACGACCAATATGATCCGCGTCCACGTGGTAGGCGACGTGCTGCTCCGTGGCACTGGACTGGGACAAAAAGCGGCTACCGGCAAGGTTTGCGTGGTGAATTCCGCAGCCGACCTGGTTCGCTTCAAAGCCGGCGATGTCATGGTTGTGAAAAGCATCCATGAAGAAATTGCAGCCAGAGCATCCGAAGCGGCAGCTATTGTGGCTGAAGAAGGCGGACTGACTTCTCCGGCGGCGATTGTGGGTATCAGCTTCGGCATGCCGGTTCTTGTCGGCGTAGAAGGCGCGACTATGCATTTGCCTGAGGGCATGCTGATTACCGTCGACCCGGTACGCGGCCAAGTGTATCATGGCAAGGCCAACGCGCGCTAA
- the gap gene encoding type I glyceraldehyde-3-phosphate dehydrogenase: MATKVGINGFGRIGRNVFRAALNNPAVDIVAVNDLTDAKTLAHLLKYDSVQGNLDMDIHAEGDQIMVNGKAIKVLAEKDPAQLPWKNLGVEVVVESTGRFTDATKAAAHRTAGAKKVIISAPAKNEDLTIVMGVNDDKYDAATHHIVSNASCTTNCLAPFAKVLNDKFGIKHGLMTTVHAYTNDQNILDLPHKDLRRARAAGLSIIPTSTGAAKAVALVLPELKGKLNGFAMRVPTPNVSVVDLVVDVEKATTAEEVNAALKAAAEGPLKGVLAYCEEPLVSKDFNGNPNSSIVDALSTMVMEGTMVKVVSWYDNEWGYSNRVVDLIAYMAKKGL, encoded by the coding sequence ATGGCAACAAAAGTAGGTATTAATGGATTTGGACGAATCGGGCGCAACGTATTTCGTGCGGCTCTGAACAATCCTGCAGTGGATATCGTCGCTGTCAATGACCTGACCGATGCCAAAACGCTGGCGCATCTGCTGAAATATGACTCCGTACAGGGCAACCTGGATATGGACATCCATGCAGAAGGCGACCAGATTATGGTCAACGGCAAAGCCATCAAAGTGCTGGCGGAAAAAGATCCGGCTCAGCTTCCCTGGAAAAATCTCGGCGTAGAAGTGGTTGTAGAATCTACTGGCCGTTTCACCGACGCTACCAAAGCCGCAGCGCATCGCACTGCCGGCGCTAAAAAAGTCATCATTTCCGCTCCGGCGAAAAATGAAGACCTGACCATCGTTATGGGCGTTAACGACGACAAATATGACGCAGCTACCCACCATATTGTTTCCAACGCTTCTTGCACCACCAATTGCTTGGCTCCTTTCGCTAAGGTGCTCAACGACAAGTTCGGCATCAAACATGGTTTGATGACCACGGTTCACGCTTACACGAATGACCAGAACATTCTGGATCTGCCTCATAAGGATCTGCGTCGCGCCCGTGCGGCCGGCCTGTCTATTATTCCTACCAGCACCGGTGCTGCTAAAGCGGTTGCTCTGGTTCTGCCGGAACTGAAAGGCAAGCTCAATGGCTTTGCTATGCGCGTGCCTACGCCGAACGTATCTGTAGTGGATCTTGTAGTGGACGTAGAAAAAGCTACCACGGCGGAAGAAGTTAACGCTGCCTTGAAAGCAGCTGCTGAAGGTCCGCTCAAAGGCGTACTGGCTTACTGCGAAGAGCCTTTGGTTTCCAAGGACTTCAACGGTAACCCCAATTCCTCCATCGTTGACGCTCTTTCCACGATGGTTATGGAAGGTACCATGGTTAAAGTGGTTTCCTGGTATGACAACGAGTGGGGCTATTCCAACCGCGTTGTTGACCTGATCGCTTACATGGCGAAAAAAGGTCTGTAA
- a CDS encoding phosphoglycerate kinase, with product MEKKSLKDIVVMGKKVFVRVDYNVPMKDGVITNDNRIRATLPTLEYLLAQNAALVLASHLGRPKGAPVPEFTLAPVAKRLSELLGKEVLFAPDCVGEEAAAMAKALKPGQVLLLENLRYHKEEEKNDPEFSRQLASLAEVAVNDAFGVSHRAHASVEGITKYISTVAGFLLEKEILFLGQAVNDPVRPFVAIIGGAKVSDKIGVIENLLTKVDRLIIGGGMANTFLAAKGFATGKSLVEEDKLDLARELLAKAKTAGKDLLLPVDVTIADRFAADAANKVVAADAIEGDWMALDIGPVTSKVYAEALKDAKTVVWNGPMGVFEMDVFAKGTEAVAKAVAASGAKSIVGGGDSIAALEKLGLAREITHISTGGGASLEFLEGKVLPGVAALADK from the coding sequence ATGGAAAAGAAGTCCCTCAAAGATATCGTGGTCATGGGCAAAAAAGTATTTGTTCGAGTCGACTACAATGTGCCGATGAAAGACGGCGTTATTACCAATGACAACCGTATCCGGGCTACACTGCCGACGCTTGAGTACCTGCTGGCGCAAAATGCAGCGCTGGTGCTGGCCAGCCATTTGGGCCGTCCGAAAGGCGCTCCGGTGCCGGAATTTACGTTGGCCCCTGTAGCCAAACGCCTGTCGGAGCTTTTGGGCAAGGAAGTGCTCTTTGCGCCAGACTGTGTAGGCGAAGAAGCGGCCGCTATGGCTAAGGCGCTGAAGCCGGGGCAGGTTTTGCTGCTGGAGAACCTGCGCTACCATAAAGAAGAAGAAAAGAACGATCCTGAGTTTTCACGGCAGTTGGCTTCCTTGGCGGAAGTGGCTGTAAACGACGCCTTCGGCGTTTCCCATCGGGCCCATGCTTCGGTGGAAGGGATCACCAAATATATTTCGACAGTAGCCGGCTTCCTGTTGGAAAAGGAAATCCTTTTCTTAGGTCAGGCGGTTAATGATCCGGTTCGTCCTTTTGTGGCCATCATCGGCGGTGCTAAGGTGTCGGACAAGATCGGTGTTATCGAAAATCTGCTGACCAAAGTGGACCGCTTGATTATCGGCGGCGGCATGGCCAATACCTTCTTGGCCGCCAAAGGGTTTGCCACCGGTAAATCTCTGGTGGAAGAAGATAAGCTGGACTTGGCCCGGGAACTGCTGGCGAAGGCGAAAACGGCGGGTAAAGACCTGTTGCTGCCTGTAGATGTCACAATTGCCGACCGCTTTGCAGCGGATGCAGCCAATAAAGTAGTGGCTGCTGACGCTATTGAAGGAGACTGGATGGCTCTTGATATTGGTCCTGTTACCAGCAAGGTGTATGCCGAAGCGCTTAAGGATGCTAAGACCGTAGTTTGGAACGGACCGATGGGCGTCTTTGAAATGGACGTCTTCGCGAAGGGAACAGAGGCTGTGGCTAAAGCAGTAGCGGCTTCCGGTGCTAAGAGCATTGTCGGCGGCGGCGATTCTATCGCAGCTTTGGAAAAACTGGGCTTGGCCCGTGAAATTACCCATATTTCTACTGGCGGCGGCGCTTCGTTGGAATTCTTGGAAGGCAAGGTTCTTCCCGGCGTAGCGGCTTTGGCCGACAAGTAA
- the tpiA gene encoding triose-phosphate isomerase → MRTPIIAGNWKMHNTVAASLELAEALKPLVANAKAQVVVCPVFTSLAGVKKALEGSNIAVGAQNMHWEEKGAFTGEIAPAMLKDAGCEYVILGHSERRQYFSETDETVNKKMHAAFNHGLTPIFCVGELLEEREAGTTKAVLERQVKEGMKGLSAAQAAVTVIAYEPVWAIGTGRTASAEDANAGCAYIRSVVKEVFGAAAADAVRIQYGGSVKAANAAELMGKSDIDGALVGGAALQADSFSGIVNF, encoded by the coding sequence ATGCGCACACCGATTATTGCGGGAAACTGGAAAATGCACAACACTGTGGCCGCTTCGCTGGAACTGGCGGAAGCTCTCAAACCTTTAGTGGCTAATGCCAAAGCCCAAGTGGTGGTTTGCCCTGTATTCACTTCTTTAGCGGGCGTGAAAAAAGCGCTGGAAGGCTCCAATATTGCCGTAGGCGCGCAAAACATGCATTGGGAAGAAAAAGGCGCTTTCACTGGTGAGATTGCTCCGGCTATGCTGAAGGACGCTGGCTGCGAATATGTTATTCTCGGCCATTCGGAGCGTCGGCAGTATTTTTCGGAAACCGATGAAACGGTCAACAAAAAAATGCATGCTGCTTTCAATCATGGACTGACTCCTATTTTCTGCGTCGGAGAGCTCTTGGAAGAGCGTGAAGCTGGCACGACCAAAGCCGTTTTGGAGCGTCAGGTTAAAGAAGGTATGAAAGGTCTGAGCGCTGCGCAAGCAGCTGTTACGGTTATTGCTTATGAACCCGTGTGGGCGATCGGCACTGGACGTACTGCTTCGGCGGAAGACGCCAATGCAGGCTGCGCGTATATTCGCAGCGTTGTAAAAGAAGTCTTTGGTGCAGCAGCAGCGGATGCGGTTCGTATTCAGTACGGCGGCAGTGTAAAAGCAGCTAACGCTGCGGAACTGATGGGCAAAAGCGATATCGACGGCGCTTTGGTAGGCGGTGCGGCGCTGCAGGCTGACAGCTTCAGCGGTATTGTCAACTTCTAA
- the gpmI gene encoding 2,3-bisphosphoglycerate-independent phosphoglycerate mutase yields the protein MTKLKTPVALVILDGWGLGRQDDANNAIVQAKTPHMTLLSEMYPTTSLQCSGEAVGLPEGQMGNSEVGHLNIGAGRVVYQELTRITKAIRDGEFFKNPVLCQVMDQVAAKGTALHLMGLLSDGGVHSHENHVYALLRMAKERGIEKVYVHAFLDGRDVPPSSAPQYLDGLAAKMQEYGVGCISTISGRYYAMDRDKRWERVEKAYRTMVCRDGFAAPSVKEAIERAYERGETDEFVQPTAIAGCGDCGMQAGDGAIFFNFRPDRARQLTRVFVDPNFDGFKRVCGAGEIVFATLTQYEEALDVPVAYKPQYLKQTLGEVFSEHGCRQLRIAETEKYAHVTFFFSGGEEKPFTGEERILVPSPKVATYDLQPEMSAVEVTDRLVAEIKAAKYDLIILNYANGDMVGHTGKLDAAIKAVETVDTCMGRITAAMRERGGVTLVTADHGNAEQMVDPQTGGAYTAHTTNEVPLILVSEAHKGQSLQAGSLCDLSPTILALAGLPQPEEMTGRSLLQK from the coding sequence GTGACCAAACTTAAGACGCCAGTAGCTCTGGTCATTTTGGATGGCTGGGGCTTAGGGCGCCAGGATGACGCCAATAACGCCATTGTGCAGGCAAAAACGCCGCACATGACCCTGTTGTCGGAGATGTATCCCACTACAAGCCTGCAGTGCTCCGGCGAAGCCGTCGGCTTGCCGGAAGGGCAAATGGGCAACTCCGAAGTAGGACATTTAAACATTGGCGCAGGCCGTGTGGTGTATCAGGAGCTGACTCGTATTACCAAAGCCATTCGGGACGGAGAGTTTTTCAAAAACCCCGTACTGTGCCAGGTGATGGATCAGGTGGCGGCTAAAGGAACGGCGCTTCACTTGATGGGACTTCTTTCCGATGGCGGCGTGCATAGTCATGAAAATCATGTGTATGCGTTGTTACGCATGGCCAAGGAGCGCGGTATTGAAAAAGTCTATGTTCATGCCTTTTTGGACGGGCGCGATGTGCCGCCATCCAGTGCACCGCAATATTTGGACGGCTTAGCTGCCAAAATGCAGGAATATGGTGTGGGCTGTATTTCGACTATTTCTGGCCGCTACTACGCTATGGATCGTGATAAGCGTTGGGAACGGGTGGAAAAAGCCTACCGCACCATGGTTTGCCGTGACGGGTTTGCGGCTCCAAGTGTAAAAGAAGCGATTGAACGCGCTTACGAACGAGGGGAAACAGACGAATTTGTGCAGCCTACGGCCATTGCCGGTTGCGGCGACTGTGGCATGCAAGCGGGCGACGGCGCTATTTTCTTCAATTTCCGTCCAGATCGGGCGCGTCAATTGACACGGGTATTCGTGGATCCGAATTTTGACGGCTTTAAGCGCGTTTGCGGCGCTGGCGAAATAGTCTTTGCCACTCTGACCCAGTATGAAGAGGCGTTGGATGTGCCGGTGGCGTACAAGCCGCAATACCTGAAACAGACATTGGGCGAAGTGTTCAGCGAACACGGCTGCCGCCAACTGCGCATTGCGGAAACGGAAAAATACGCCCATGTGACCTTTTTCTTTTCTGGCGGTGAAGAAAAACCTTTTACAGGAGAAGAGCGCATTCTTGTGCCTTCGCCTAAAGTGGCCACCTATGATTTGCAGCCGGAAATGAGCGCGGTAGAGGTGACAGATCGTTTGGTAGCGGAAATTAAAGCCGCTAAATACGACTTGATCATCTTGAACTATGCTAATGGCGACATGGTAGGGCACACTGGCAAACTAGACGCCGCTATTAAGGCGGTAGAGACCGTAGACACATGCATGGGTCGTATCACGGCTGCCATGCGGGAACGGGGGGGCGTCACCTTGGTGACCGCCGACCACGGCAACGCAGAGCAGATGGTGGACCCGCAGACAGGCGGAGCCTATACTGCGCATACCACTAATGAAGTGCCTTTGATTCTGGTGTCTGAAGCCCATAAGGGGCAATCCTTGCAGGCGGGGAGTCTGTGCGATCTGTCACCGACCATTTTGGCTTTGGCAGGTTTGCCGCAGCCAGAGGAAATGACAGGGCGAAGCTTGCTGCAAAAATAA
- the eno gene encoding phosphopyruvate hydratase has protein sequence MTMILDVYAREILDSRGNPTVEVEVTLESGVIGRAAVPSGASTGMYEAVELRDGDKGRYLGKGVLTAVKNVNDIIAPQIVGMDALEQIAIDEAMIELDGTPNKGKLGANAILGVSMAVAKAAAEALDMPLYQYLGGFSARELPVPMMNILNGGAHADNNVDIQEFMVMPVGANSFAEALRMCAEIYHGLKGVLKKRGLNSAIGDEGGFAPNLASNEEAIEVILEAIAGAGYKAGEQVMIAIDAAASELYKDGKYHLEGEGVVKTSAEMVEYYAKLAGKYPIISLEDGLAEDDWDGWKLLTERLGDKVQLVGDDLFVTNVERLSQGIATGTANSILIKVNQIGTLTETFSTIEMAKRAGYTCVISHRSGETEDATIADIAVAVNAGQIKTGAPARTDRVAKYNQLLRIEDRLCDVARYNGKSVFYNLK, from the coding sequence ATGACAATGATTTTAGACGTATATGCTCGCGAGATTCTTGATTCCCGTGGTAACCCGACAGTAGAAGTAGAAGTGACCTTGGAAAGCGGCGTTATTGGACGCGCTGCGGTTCCTTCCGGCGCTTCCACAGGCATGTACGAAGCGGTGGAACTACGTGACGGCGACAAAGGCCGCTACTTGGGTAAAGGCGTACTGACGGCTGTGAAAAACGTCAACGATATCATTGCGCCGCAAATCGTAGGTATGGATGCGTTGGAGCAGATCGCTATCGACGAAGCTATGATCGAACTCGACGGCACGCCTAATAAAGGTAAGCTGGGCGCCAACGCCATTCTTGGTGTTTCCATGGCCGTAGCCAAAGCAGCAGCCGAAGCATTGGATATGCCTTTGTACCAATACCTGGGCGGTTTCAGCGCTCGTGAACTGCCGGTGCCGATGATGAACATCCTCAATGGCGGTGCTCATGCGGACAACAATGTAGATATTCAAGAATTCATGGTTATGCCTGTTGGCGCTAACAGCTTTGCTGAAGCCCTACGCATGTGTGCAGAAATCTACCATGGCCTCAAAGGCGTGCTCAAAAAACGCGGCCTGAACAGCGCTATTGGCGACGAAGGCGGCTTTGCGCCGAACTTGGCTTCTAACGAAGAAGCTATTGAAGTTATTCTAGAAGCTATTGCCGGCGCTGGCTACAAAGCAGGCGAGCAGGTAATGATCGCTATCGACGCTGCTGCTTCCGAGCTCTACAAAGATGGCAAATACCATCTGGAAGGCGAAGGCGTGGTTAAAACGTCCGCCGAGATGGTTGAATACTATGCCAAGCTGGCCGGAAAATACCCCATCATCTCCTTAGAAGACGGTCTGGCTGAAGATGACTGGGATGGCTGGAAGCTGCTTACAGAGCGACTGGGCGACAAAGTGCAGCTTGTTGGCGACGATCTCTTCGTAACCAACGTAGAGCGCTTGAGTCAGGGCATTGCCACTGGAACTGCCAACTCCATCTTGATTAAAGTGAATCAGATCGGTACGCTGACAGAAACTTTCAGCACCATCGAAATGGCTAAACGTGCCGGCTATACCTGCGTTATCTCTCACCGCAGCGGTGAAACCGAAGACGCTACCATTGCCGACATCGCCGTGGCTGTCAACGCTGGCCAGATCAAAACTGGCGCGCCGGCCCGTACTGACCGCGTGGCTAAATATAACCAATTGCTTCGCATCGAAGATCGTCTGTGCGATGTAGCTCGTTACAATGGTAAAAGCGTGTTCTACAATCTTAAATAA
- a CDS encoding HD domain-containing phosphohydrolase has product MDSMLTLLHDPGMYPGDPETNRQTLDFFLRLIEMKNSKLYQHCCQVANYAMSIAAKLGLPREELERIRVAALLHDIGQLTVPNAIITKMPYVTPREATNYKSHCNAGSYMLENIPCFQEIIPYIRYHHERWDGKGYPKRLKGVNIPLGARILAVANHYDRFINPCTQNWVKTKSEAVQELLSLSGMAFDPEVVKAFVHALGRDAEHAATVYRRI; this is encoded by the coding sequence ATGGACAGTATGCTTACATTATTGCATGATCCCGGCATGTATCCCGGTGATCCAGAGACAAACCGGCAGACCTTGGATTTTTTCCTGCGTCTCATTGAAATGAAAAACAGCAAATTATACCAGCATTGTTGCCAAGTGGCTAATTATGCCATGAGCATTGCCGCTAAGCTGGGCTTACCCCGCGAAGAGCTGGAACGCATCCGTGTAGCCGCCTTGTTGCATGATATCGGTCAGTTGACAGTACCGAATGCAATTATCACTAAGATGCCATATGTGACACCGCGTGAGGCTACAAATTACAAAAGCCACTGCAATGCCGGTAGCTATATGCTTGAAAACATACCTTGTTTTCAAGAAATCATCCCTTACATACGGTACCACCATGAACGTTGGGACGGCAAAGGCTATCCTAAACGCCTCAAAGGGGTTAACATCCCCTTAGGCGCGCGCATTCTGGCCGTAGCAAACCATTATGATCGTTTTATCAACCCCTGCACACAGAATTGGGTAAAAACCAAATCCGAGGCGGTGCAGGAGCTTTTAAGCTTGTCCGGCATGGCCTTTGACCCTGAAGTAGTAAAGGCCTTTGTTCACGCCTTGGGACGCGATGCAGAGCATGCCGCAACGGTGTACCGGAGGATTTAA
- a CDS encoding flagellar protein, whose protein sequence is MSLGNCSECGKLYMENPQKLCRDCLDRVDEEEKKIAEYLRKVSKAGVQQIQQATGVREKTINRMLKQGRLFGDFTVEYPCEMCGTIITEGRVCVACLRSLEGESAVQGKSLEESIREKRRMYTSDRKN, encoded by the coding sequence ATGAGCTTAGGAAATTGCTCAGAATGTGGAAAGCTGTACATGGAAAATCCACAGAAGCTTTGTAGGGACTGCCTGGATCGGGTGGATGAGGAAGAAAAGAAAATTGCCGAATACCTGCGGAAGGTGAGCAAGGCAGGAGTGCAGCAAATTCAGCAAGCTACAGGCGTGCGGGAAAAGACGATTAATCGCATGTTGAAGCAAGGACGGTTGTTTGGTGATTTTACAGTGGAATATCCTTGCGAGATGTGTGGCACGATTATTACGGAAGGCCGGGTTTGCGTGGCGTGTCTGAGAAGCCTAGAAGGCGAGTCAGCAGTTCAAGGGAAGTCATTGGAAGAGTCAATCCGGGAAAAACGTCGCATGTATACCAGTGACCGAAAAAATTAA
- the flgM gene encoding flagellar biosynthesis anti-sigma factor FlgM, translating into MNVSGSHFQGILKLYGEQTKVNRTLKTEAAAAAKSSDSLVLSPKAQEFAGMLAKLQQTPEVRPEVVQRLSAQVESGEYRVDSVAVAKNLLAGAD; encoded by the coding sequence ATGAATGTATCTGGAAGCCATTTTCAGGGCATCCTGAAACTATACGGAGAACAGACTAAAGTTAACCGGACTCTGAAGACGGAAGCGGCTGCTGCGGCTAAGTCGTCGGATTCACTCGTTTTGTCGCCCAAGGCCCAGGAATTTGCCGGTATGTTGGCAAAACTGCAGCAAACGCCGGAAGTTCGGCCCGAGGTGGTACAGCGTCTATCGGCACAAGTGGAAAGTGGCGAGTACCGTGTGGACTCTGTTGCAGTGGCGAAGAATCTGTTGGCAGGAGCCGACTGA
- a CDS encoding flagellar protein FlgN, with product MELWDELQQILEELLQIYQALLQCGEGKKQLLLSKPAPAELEAVVKREEELLLQAGMLEQKKQKVSRALAKQHGKGDVLLPLFQLVLLAPAYFIQDRIKEWARQVSPILKELQDLNVMNGRFLEQASQFVQYQINLLSQVTTEINYAPGGQKTKARKFEGRG from the coding sequence ATGGAGCTTTGGGACGAGTTGCAGCAGATTCTAGAGGAGCTGTTGCAAATATACCAAGCCTTGCTGCAATGTGGTGAGGGGAAAAAACAACTTCTGCTTTCTAAGCCGGCGCCAGCGGAGTTGGAAGCCGTTGTAAAACGAGAAGAGGAGTTGCTTTTACAAGCTGGGATGCTGGAGCAAAAAAAGCAAAAAGTCAGCCGGGCGTTAGCCAAGCAACATGGAAAAGGCGATGTTTTGTTACCGCTATTCCAGCTTGTTTTGCTGGCGCCGGCTTATTTTATTCAAGACCGCATTAAAGAGTGGGCGCGCCAAGTTTCTCCAATACTTAAAGAGTTGCAGGATCTTAATGTGATGAATGGGCGTTTTTTAGAGCAAGCCTCCCAATTCGTGCAGTACCAGATTAATCTTCTTAGCCAGGTAACTACGGAAATTAACTACGCTCCAGGAGGGCAGAAAACGAAGGCTCGCAAGTTTGAAGGCAGAGGGTAA
- the fliW gene encoding flagellar assembly protein FliW: MKIQSTRFGELDVAEDAVIHFSQGLPGFPEEYHFALLPQGEDSPFFFLQSTQDPNLTFLLVEPFSFFAEYHFEIDDKLATQLGLSAEHPPMALCIVNVPKGKMQDMTANLSAPIVINRFSRLGRQVVLTDTSYSLRQRLYMAQEGGQ, encoded by the coding sequence ATGAAAATTCAATCAACCCGTTTTGGTGAACTGGATGTAGCAGAAGATGCTGTGATTCATTTTTCCCAAGGCTTGCCCGGTTTCCCGGAAGAATATCATTTTGCACTGTTGCCGCAGGGCGAAGATAGCCCATTTTTCTTTCTGCAATCTACGCAGGATCCTAACCTTACTTTTTTGCTGGTAGAACCTTTCTCGTTCTTTGCGGAATACCATTTTGAAATCGACGACAAACTGGCAACGCAGTTAGGCTTATCTGCGGAGCATCCTCCTATGGCTTTATGTATTGTGAATGTGCCCAAAGGAAAAATGCAGGATATGACAGCCAATTTGAGCGCTCCGATTGTCATTAACCGCTTTTCCAGACTGGGGAGGCAGGTTGTGCTGACTGATACATCCTATTCCTTGCGGCAGCGTCTTTATATGGCCCAAGAAGGAGGCCAATAA
- the csrA gene encoding carbon storage regulator CsrA has translation MLVLTRKVGSRIIIDNDIIVTVADVKGDSVRLAIDAPKDIRIYRGEIYDAIVAENKQSPLPAGAIDLSQLPKGK, from the coding sequence ATGCTTGTTTTGACTCGCAAAGTGGGCAGCCGCATTATTATTGACAATGATATCATAGTGACCGTGGCCGATGTCAAAGGAGATAGCGTGCGTTTGGCGATTGATGCACCTAAGGATATCCGTATTTATCGCGGCGAGATTTACGATGCTATTGTCGCAGAAAATAAACAGTCGCCCTTGCCGGCAGGGGCGATCGATTTAAGTCAACTGCCCAAAGGAAAATAG
- the fliW gene encoding flagellar assembly protein FliW, with protein MQIKSTRFGEFEVSEELVVQFPEGLPGFEDQKQFAFLPYTVEEDNSPFAYMQSVQDPDLTLLLADPFLFFKHYSLDLNDEDAAQLGLSNYEETAAIYGVVAVPEKIEQMTVNLVAPIVVNWKEQKGMQIILNRSPYSTKHRLFPLGLPQQQMK; from the coding sequence ATGCAAATCAAGTCGACTCGTTTTGGCGAATTCGAGGTGTCAGAAGAATTGGTAGTTCAGTTCCCAGAAGGGCTTCCAGGGTTTGAGGATCAAAAGCAATTTGCATTTCTCCCTTACACGGTGGAGGAAGACAATAGTCCTTTCGCGTATATGCAATCGGTGCAGGATCCCGATTTGACCCTGCTTTTGGCAGATCCGTTTTTGTTTTTCAAACACTACTCGCTGGATTTGAATGATGAAGACGCAGCACAGTTGGGACTGAGCAATTACGAAGAAACCGCAGCTATTTATGGAGTGGTGGCGGTGCCGGAGAAAATAGAACAAATGACCGTTAACCTTGTAGCCCCGATCGTGGTGAACTGGAAAGAGCAGAAGGGCATGCAAATTATTTTGAATCGCAGTCCTTATAGCACTAAACATCGCCTCTTTCCGCTAGGGCTACCTCAGCAGCAAATGAAGTAG